A region of Nitrospirota bacterium DNA encodes the following proteins:
- a CDS encoding 2-C-methyl-D-erythritol 2,4-cyclodiphosphate synthase produces the protein MIRVGIGYDSHRFERGRKLIIGGVEIPFEYGLMGHSDADVLTHSITDAIIGAAGLGDIGKLFPDTDPKWKDADSVAMLKTVINMVTTIGFVVEWIDSVVITEIPKISPHVENMKAAISKSGIPARSINIKAKTNEKMGFIGRGEGIAAMATCVISTHKK, from the coding sequence GTGATTCGGGTAGGCATTGGTTATGACAGCCACAGATTTGAAAGGGGCAGGAAACTAATAATAGGTGGCGTGGAAATCCCATTTGAATACGGGCTAATGGGGCACTCTGATGCAGATGTCTTAACCCACAGCATAACTGATGCCATAATTGGTGCAGCAGGGCTTGGCGATATAGGTAAGCTGTTTCCCGACACTGACCCAAAGTGGAAAGATGCCGACAGTGTTGCCATGCTAAAGACAGTCATAAATATGGTTACAACCATTGGATTTGTGGTTGAGTGGATAGACAGTGTTGTGATAACTGAAATACCCAAAATATCGCCTCATGTAGAGAACATGAAAGCTGCTATATCAAAATCCGGAATACCTGCTAGGAGTATTAATATAAAAGCAAAAACCAACGAGAAAATGGGTTTTATCGGAAGAGGTGAGGGTATCGCCGCAATGGCGACATGTGTTATTTCAACGCACAAAAAATGA
- the hisB gene encoding imidazoleglycerol-phosphate dehydratase HisB: protein MRKGKVTRKTKETDVTVEIVLNGSGVTKINTQIPFLNHMLDLMGKHGLFDLTVEATGDIEVDYHHLMEDVGLTLGAAIAKALGTKEGITRFGSALVPMDESLSEVIIDLSGRPYMVYNVPGGDYTLRDLQVSLFEDFFRGVSNNGLFNLHVRLHYGRDTHHMIEAIFKAFGRALSEAVSTDPRVKGVPSTKGSL from the coding sequence ATGAGAAAAGGAAAAGTAACGAGAAAGACAAAAGAGACCGACGTAACAGTGGAAATCGTCCTTAACGGCAGCGGCGTAACGAAGATAAACACACAGATACCGTTTTTAAACCACATGCTTGACCTTATGGGTAAGCACGGGCTGTTTGATTTAACCGTGGAGGCAACCGGTGATATTGAAGTTGACTACCACCACCTGATGGAGGATGTGGGGCTCACTCTGGGAGCTGCCATCGCAAAGGCTCTGGGAACCAAAGAGGGCATAACCAGATTTGGCAGTGCCTTAGTCCCTATGGATGAAAGCCTCTCAGAGGTTATTATTGACTTAAGCGGCAGACCGTATATGGTTTATAATGTGCCCGGAGGGGACTACACACTCAGGGATTTACAGGTATCGCTATTTGAAGACTTTTTCAGAGGAGTAAGTAATAATGGATTATTTAATCTCCATGTGCGGCTTCACTACGGCAGGGATACGCACCACATGATTGAAGCGATATTTAAAGCCTTTGGCAGGGCTCTCAGTGAGGCCGTAAGCACAGACCCACGCGTTAAAGGGGTTCCTTCAACTAAGGGGAGTTTGTAA
- the ispD gene encoding 2-C-methyl-D-erythritol 4-phosphate cytidylyltransferase: protein MTPGFMSTVAVIPGAGQGSRFNSEKNKIFHTICGKPVVAYVFEVFQNLDVIDEIIPVLRDCDLKDGELIIKTYGINKVKRIAPGGQIRQQSVLNAIKLIDDKSAIVAIHDGARPFITPKLVLECIDSLSECDGTVAAVNIKDTVKKVKDNLFVEKTLKRQELMAVQTPQVFRYETIYNAYERALADNIEFTDDTSAVEHYGGKIKIVPSFYGNIKITTKEDMDYAEFVVSRGGFTR, encoded by the coding sequence TTGACCCCAGGTTTTATGTCAACAGTTGCAGTGATTCCAGGAGCAGGTCAGGGGAGCAGATTTAACTCCGAAAAAAACAAAATATTCCATACTATTTGTGGAAAGCCAGTGGTTGCCTATGTGTTTGAGGTGTTTCAAAACCTTGACGTTATTGATGAAATCATTCCGGTGCTTAGAGACTGTGATCTAAAAGACGGGGAGTTGATAATTAAGACGTATGGTATAAACAAAGTTAAGAGGATAGCTCCGGGCGGGCAAATTCGCCAGCAGTCGGTGCTTAATGCGATTAAGTTAATTGATGACAAAAGTGCAATTGTAGCCATCCATGATGGGGCAAGACCGTTTATAACCCCAAAGCTTGTGTTAGAATGTATTGATTCCCTTAGTGAGTGTGATGGAACGGTGGCAGCCGTAAATATTAAAGATACTGTAAAGAAAGTTAAAGACAATCTATTTGTAGAGAAAACATTAAAACGTCAGGAGCTTATGGCAGTTCAGACGCCGCAGGTATTTCGTTATGAGACAATCTACAATGCCTATGAGAGGGCTCTTGCTGATAACATTGAGTTTACCGATGACACATCGGCGGTGGAACACTACGGAGGCAAAATAAAAATTGTGCCATCCTTCTATGGAAACATAAAGATTACCACAAAGGAGGATATGGACTACGCGGAGTTTGTAGTGTCAAGGGGTGGTTTTACACGGTGA
- a CDS encoding ATP phosphoribosyltransferase: MTELEKSVLKLGMPKGSLQESTFKLFRKAGYHVNVSSRSYYPSINDPGIEAMLIRAQEMARYVEKGILDCGLTGYDWILEQGADIYEVAELNYAKEGLRPVRWVVAVPNDSTIHSISDLNGKRIATELVGFTKRYLKEHGIEAEVDFSWGATEVKPPQLADAIVELTETGSSLRANNLRIVETVLTSTTRFIANKKAWQDPWKRQKIENMVLLLTGALAAEEKVGLKMNIQEQSLKEITGLLLAMHSPTVSQLTDPGWLALEVIVEESIVRELIPKLKNCGATGIVEYPLNKVIP, translated from the coding sequence ATGACAGAATTAGAAAAAAGTGTGTTAAAACTGGGAATGCCTAAGGGCAGCCTGCAGGAGTCAACTTTTAAATTATTCAGAAAAGCAGGGTATCATGTTAACGTCTCTTCACGGTCATACTATCCATCCATAAACGACCCAGGGATAGAGGCCATGTTGATAAGAGCACAGGAGATGGCACGTTATGTGGAAAAGGGAATTCTGGATTGCGGACTGACTGGGTATGACTGGATACTTGAGCAGGGGGCGGATATTTATGAAGTAGCCGAATTAAACTATGCCAAAGAGGGCTTAAGGCCGGTTCGCTGGGTTGTTGCCGTGCCTAATGACTCAACAATTCATTCAATATCAGATTTAAACGGAAAACGCATAGCTACAGAGCTTGTTGGATTTACTAAAAGATACCTTAAAGAACACGGAATTGAGGCTGAGGTTGATTTTTCATGGGGAGCAACAGAGGTTAAACCCCCACAGCTGGCCGATGCCATTGTGGAACTGACTGAGACCGGTTCCTCTTTAAGAGCAAATAATCTGAGAATCGTTGAAACAGTGCTCACCTCTACCACCCGCTTTATTGCTAACAAAAAAGCCTGGCAAGATCCATGGAAACGCCAAAAAATTGAAAACATGGTGTTGCTCCTTACGGGCGCTCTTGCCGCTGAAGAAAAGGTTGGACTTAAGATGAATATCCAGGAGCAAAGTCTCAAGGAAATCACGGGTTTGCTTTTGGCAATGCACTCTCCTACGGTTTCACAGCTTACCGACCCTGGATGGCTTGCCCTTGAGGTTATTGTAGAGGAAAGCATAGTCAGGGAGTTAATCCCTAAGCTTAAAAACTGCGGAGCCACAGGTATTGTGGAATATCCGCTTAATAAGGTGATTCCTTAA
- a CDS encoding DUF1778 domain-containing protein: MCKTGLKGGRLEARISSEQKRLFKRAAQLQGITLTDFVVSTLQTEATKVIHNHEVMELTKEDREIFVSALLNPSIPTGRLKKAVTRYKKTMD, encoded by the coding sequence ATGTGCAAAACCGGCTTAAAAGGCGGACGTTTAGAGGCCAGAATTAGCAGCGAGCAAAAACGCTTGTTCAAACGGGCAGCACAACTACAAGGTATCACACTTACCGATTTTGTAGTATCCACGCTTCAAACTGAGGCAACAAAAGTCATTCATAATCATGAGGTAATGGAGCTTACTAAAGAGGACCGGGAAATCTTCGTTTCCGCGCTCTTAAACCCTTCAATTCCAACAGGACGGTTAAAAAAAGCCGTAACACGCTATAAAAAAACTATGGACTGA
- a CDS encoding TRAM domain-containing protein produces MKPYGFTYEGVFVGLILGIMVLGSEYFLKKLKVGKIIGGITGLVLGITLGRLIIFPIRNLVGVYPIISYMIEAFTGYTGLLIGLMRGENLSAASIMRLFRGQGLDENLKILDTSSIIDGRIADVCDTGFLDGIFIVPQFILQELQHIADSSDSMKRSRGRRGLDVLHRIQKLSTITVRLIEEDFPKIKEVDSKLVALAKMMNAKIITTDFNLNKVAQLHDVAVLNINELANALKPVVLPGETMKVFIIKEGKESNQGVAYTEDGTMVVVENARKMIGKNIEVAVTSVLQTTAGRMIFSKPANEY; encoded by the coding sequence TTTCTGAAGAAGCTCAAGGTTGGAAAAATTATAGGCGGGATAACAGGTCTTGTTCTTGGAATAACGCTTGGCAGACTTATTATTTTTCCTATCAGAAATCTCGTAGGTGTCTATCCTATAATCTCGTACATGATAGAAGCATTTACGGGTTATACTGGTCTGTTAATCGGACTTATGCGTGGTGAGAATCTTTCAGCGGCCAGTATTATGAGACTTTTCAGGGGGCAGGGGTTGGACGAAAATCTTAAAATTCTCGATACCAGCTCGATTATTGACGGACGTATTGCCGATGTTTGTGACACAGGGTTTCTTGATGGGATTTTCATTGTCCCCCAGTTCATCCTTCAGGAGCTGCAGCACATTGCAGATTCCTCAGACTCAATGAAAAGAAGCCGCGGTAGACGTGGTCTTGACGTCCTTCACAGGATACAGAAACTCTCTACAATAACCGTGCGGCTCATCGAGGAGGATTTCCCTAAAATCAAAGAGGTTGATTCTAAACTTGTTGCGCTGGCAAAGATGATGAATGCTAAGATTATTACCACAGATTTTAATTTAAACAAGGTAGCTCAGTTACACGATGTTGCGGTTTTAAACATCAACGAGCTGGCAAATGCCCTTAAACCTGTTGTGCTACCCGGTGAGACGATGAAAGTGTTTATCATCAAAGAGGGTAAGGAATCTAACCAGGGTGTGGCTTACACAGAAGATGGTACAATGGTTGTGGTTGAAAATGCAAGAAAGATGATAGGTAAAAACATAGAAGTAGCCGTAACCAGTGTTCTTCAGACAACGGCAGGCAGGATGATCTTTTCTAAACCGGCTAATGAATATTAA
- a CDS encoding GNAT family N-acetyltransferase, with protein sequence MPVSSNSNPVIELLSKHHNRAAFDCGVDGLTLYIRQLAGQDVKKKIAASFVLLGDTPSTIAGYYTLSSTNVDVVELPEPVVRKLPHYPIMPATLIGRLAVDHHYQGRGYGELLLVDALRRSLKLTEQIGSVAVIVDAKDDKAKSFYEHFQFIPLINYSHRLFLPMTVIQNYFTHE encoded by the coding sequence ATGCCGGTGTCATCCAATTCTAATCCGGTCATAGAGCTGCTAAGCAAACATCACAACCGTGCGGCTTTTGATTGCGGCGTAGATGGTCTTACGCTCTATATCCGTCAACTGGCTGGACAAGATGTCAAAAAAAAGATTGCCGCCTCGTTTGTCCTTTTGGGTGATACGCCATCAACAATTGCCGGATACTACACGCTTTCCTCTACCAACGTTGATGTGGTGGAGTTGCCGGAACCAGTTGTTAGAAAGCTGCCACACTATCCCATAATGCCAGCAACACTGATTGGCAGACTTGCGGTTGACCACCATTATCAGGGCAGAGGCTATGGCGAACTCTTACTTGTGGATGCTCTCCGGCGTTCTCTTAAATTGACGGAGCAGATAGGCTCAGTGGCAGTTATTGTTGATGCCAAAGACGATAAGGCCAAATCGTTTTATGAGCATTTCCAGTTTATCCCATTAATTAATTACTCCCACCGCCTATTCCTTCCTATGACAGTCATTCAGAATTATTTTACACATGAATAG
- the hisC gene encoding histidinol-phosphate transaminase, with translation MPESLIKQNVLNLSAYKVNDFQCKAKLDANESPFGFDISPEALNLVKTNKYPDPEARELRAILSKMWCVSPENILHGNGSDELIYYCIMATGGPVLYPTPTFVMYGIIAESLSEATLPIALNEDFELDTDAIIRAIHEKNPRILFISSPNNPTGNAFAVENIHRIIKESKGLVVVDEAYQPFSEKPSFVPFIGDYDNLVVMKTLSKIGFAALRLGFVIGREDIISEINKLRLPYNVNSLSQTIAIDLLTKKQNELSKNIQTIISERIRLMERLNEFNAFRVYPSDSNFFLIKPLHMKGVDLYGKLLEMGVAVKSFGAVVQTLNDCLRVTVGTQEENTFFLNCIENILNTERTT, from the coding sequence ATGCCGGAGAGCCTGATAAAACAAAACGTTCTTAACCTTAGTGCATACAAGGTTAATGATTTTCAGTGCAAAGCTAAACTTGATGCCAATGAAAGCCCGTTTGGCTTTGATATAAGCCCAGAAGCGCTTAACTTAGTTAAAACCAATAAATACCCAGACCCTGAGGCAAGGGAGCTGAGAGCAATTCTTTCAAAAATGTGGTGTGTTTCGCCTGAAAATATTTTGCACGGTAATGGCTCCGATGAACTCATATACTATTGTATCATGGCTACGGGTGGCCCGGTACTTTATCCAACGCCAACATTTGTGATGTATGGAATAATCGCAGAGTCTCTCTCTGAAGCTACACTTCCCATTGCACTTAACGAGGATTTTGAGCTGGATACAGACGCAATTATTAGAGCTATACATGAGAAAAACCCTCGAATTCTTTTCATAAGTTCTCCAAATAATCCGACAGGTAATGCGTTTGCAGTTGAAAACATCCATCGGATTATAAAGGAGTCCAAAGGGCTCGTAGTGGTTGATGAGGCGTATCAGCCGTTTTCTGAAAAACCGTCTTTTGTGCCATTTATCGGTGATTACGACAATCTTGTTGTTATGAAGACACTGAGTAAAATCGGATTTGCCGCTCTGAGGCTTGGCTTTGTAATTGGCAGAGAGGACATCATAAGTGAAATCAATAAGCTCAGGCTACCTTACAACGTAAACTCTCTTTCTCAGACAATTGCAATTGACCTGCTGACTAAGAAACAGAACGAGCTATCTAAAAACATACAGACAATCATTTCTGAAAGAATTCGCTTAATGGAAAGACTTAACGAATTTAACGCATTCAGGGTTTATCCCTCAGACTCTAATTTCTTTTTAATAAAACCTCTGCATATGAAGGGTGTTGATCTATATGGCAAACTGTTAGAAATGGGTGTTGCCGTTAAGAGTTTTGGAGCAGTAGTACAAACCCTTAATGACTGCCTCAGGGTGACAGTTGGAACACAGGAGGAAAACACCTTCTTTTTAAATTGTATAGAAAATATTTTAAACACTGAAAGGACAACATGA